A genomic region of Macaca thibetana thibetana isolate TM-01 chromosome 14, ASM2454274v1, whole genome shotgun sequence contains the following coding sequences:
- the FJX1 gene encoding four-jointed box protein 1 — MGRRMRGAAATAGLWLLALGSLLVLWGGLLPPRAELPASRPPEDRLPRRPARSGGPAPAPRFPLPPPLAWDSRGGSLKTFRALLTLAAGADGPPRQSPGERRWHVPAGQPRPEESAAVHGGVFWSRGLEEQVPRGFSEAQAAAWLEVARGARVVSLERGGCGRSSNRLARFADGTRACVRYGINPEQIQGEALSYYLARLLGLQRHVPPLALARVEARGAQWAQVQEELRAAHWTEGSVVSLTRWLPNLTDVVVPAPWRSEDGRLRPLRDAGGELANLSQAELVDLVQWTDLILFDYLTANFDRLVSNLFSLQWDPRVMQRATSNLHRGPGGALVFLDNEAGLVHGYRVAGMWDKYNEPLLQSVCVFRERTARRVLELHRGQDAAARLLRLYRRHEPRFPELAALADPHAQLLQRRLDFLAKHILHCKAKYGHRSGI; from the coding sequence ATGGGCAGGAGGATGCGGGGCGCCGCCGCCACCGCGGGGCTCTGGCTGCTGGCGCTGGGCTCGCTGCTGGTGCTGTGGGGAGGGCTCCTGCCGCCCAGGGCCGAGCTGCCCGCCTCCCGGCCGCCCGAAGACAGACTCCCACGGCGCCCGGCCCGGAGCGGCGGCCCCGCGCCCGCGCCTCGCTTCCCTCTGCCCCCGCCCCTGGCGTGGGACTCCCGCGGCGGCTCCCTGAAAACTTTCCGGGCGCTGCTCACCCTGGCGGCCGGCGCGGACGGCCCGCCCCGGCAGTCTCCGGGCGAGCgcaggtggcacgtgcctgcgGGGCAGCCCCGGCCGGAGGAGAGCGCCGCGGTGCACGGGGGCGTCTTCTGGAGCCGCGGCCTGGAGGAGCAGGTGCCCCGGGGCTTTTCGGAGGCCCAGGCGGCGGCGTGGCTGGAGGTGGCTCGCGGCGCCCGGGTGGTGTCCCTGGAGCGCGGGGGTTGCGGGCGCAGCTCCAACCGACTGGCCCGCTTTGCCGACGGCACCCGCGCCTGCGTGCGCTACGGCATCAACCCGGAGCAGATTCAGGGCGAGGCCCTGTCCTACTACCTGGCGCGCCTGCTGGGCCTCCAACGCCACGTGCCGCCGCTGGCACTGGCCCGGGTGGAGGCTCGGGGCGCGCAGTGGGCGCAGGTGCAGGAGGAGCTGCGCGCTGCGCACTGGACCGAGGGCAGTGTGGTGAGCCTGACGCGCTGGCTGCCCAACCTCACGGACGTGGTGGTGCCCGCGCCTTGGCGCTCGGAGGACGGCCGTCTGCGCCCCCTCCGGGACGCCGGGGGTGAGCTGGCCAACCTCAGCCAGGCGGAGCTCGTGGACCTAGTACAATGGACCGACTTAATCCTCTTCGACTACCTGACAGCCAACTTCGACCGGCTCGTAAGCAACCTCTTCAGCCTGCAGTGGGACCCGCGCGTCATGCAGCGCGCCACCAGCAACCTGCACCGCGGTCCCGGCGGGGCGCTGGTCTTTCTGGACAACGAGGCGGGCTTGGTGCACGGCTACCGGGTGGCAGGCATGTGGGACAAGTACAACGAGCCGCTGTTGCAGTCAGTGTGCGTGTTCCGCGAGCGGACCGCGCGGCGCGTCCTGGAGCTGCACCGCGGACAGGACGCCGCGGCCCGGCTGCTGCGCCTCTACCGGCGCCACGAGCCTCGCTTCCCCGAGCTGGCCGCGCTCGCCGACCCCCACGCTCAGCTGCTGCAGCGCCGCCTCGACTTCCTCGCCAAGCACATTTTGCACTGTAAGGCCAAGTACGGCCACCGGTCTGGGATTTAG